AAGAGACCTCGAATCCTTCTTCTTCTCAAAAAAAACAAAACCAAACCGAGTCAGATGCCAGAAAAAGAATTAGAGAGTTTTTCGGTTCCTGACCCGATTCCAGACAGGAACTGGGAAGAATTCCTAGTCTCCATTTGGGATTCTTTAAAAGGTAGGTCCAGGCGTTTTAAAGAGAGTCAGGTCCGTTCTGTACAACTTAAATTTTACCCTTATAGAAACGGGAATCATTCCATATCGTATCATAACGGGATCTTAACTGCCAAATTTCATACCTCCTTATTAGAAGCCGGAGAAGAAACGGTATTATCCTTTGTTTCATTACTCATTTCTAAATTATTGGGGCTCAAATCAAAACAAATCTGGAAAGAAGAAGTTGCAGAGTTCCTGAATACTCTTCCCGAGTCAGGAACCGGGAATTTCAAAAAGTTAAGAGAAAACGGAGCCGCATACGATCTGAAAGTGATATTAGAAAAAATTTCTTCTTTTTATTTTCCCAAAATGGATTCAAAACTATTGTCCATTGGCTGGGCGGATCGACTCGGAAAAAGGAGATTGGGTAGTTACGAAAAACGGAATATGAATATACGTATTAGTCCCATATTGGACCATAAAGAGGTGCCGATCTATGTTTTGGAGCATGTGGTGCACCATGAAATTCTACATCATATTCTTCCTACAAGGATCAAAAACGGCCAAAATTCCATTCATAGCCCAGAATTCAAACGTAAGGAAAAA
This genomic window from Leptospira neocaledonica contains:
- a CDS encoding SprT-like domain-containing protein, with product MPEKELESFSVPDPIPDRNWEEFLVSIWDSLKGRSRRFKESQVRSVQLKFYPYRNGNHSISYHNGILTAKFHTSLLEAGEETVLSFVSLLISKLLGLKSKQIWKEEVAEFLNTLPESGTGNFKKLRENGAAYDLKVILEKISSFYFPKMDSKLLSIGWADRLGKRRLGSYEKRNMNIRISPILDHKEVPIYVLEHVVHHEILHHILPTRIKNGQNSIHSPEFKRKEKEYVRYREAINWLKMEYPKFLIRYQKEISHRLRSEFYG